One window from the genome of Mucilaginibacter ginsenosidivorans encodes:
- a CDS encoding RagB/SusD family nutrient uptake outer membrane protein → MKFNLTKYWICIVLLVLSVSSCKKYLDEKDYGNFVKNNYFTTASQAQTFVNGIYTNLHLFQNGDAYGESPFITIELFAGHATSLGQSVNNGNVIHERTDAVNPGFEDVWQNSYKAIANANLALERIPGISMDDAQKNKLLGEVYFLRAFFYYHLVRLYGDVPLITNSVTVNSPDLYPSRSPVADVYDLIIGDLQKAEASGLPETDQTGRVSLGAVRTLLASVYLTTAGFPMQKTENYALAASEAEKVLNDYTLFDNYAYLHDNAHKNQGELIFQGQYLVGVATNAIPQLTLPFNLPVGAYGDHLGAMIPTDEFVASYEAGDLRAEERQFYFSSYPQYGDDSKTVVFGVHALYKYFHAESALGNGQSDENWTFLRLPEAMLIYAEATNEVSGPTQVAYDQVNKIRARAKLAPLSGLTKDQFREAIWRERYHELAYEDKAYFDIQRTHKVYDVIHDTFGDALSTPNEQGVTMKEQYYLWPIPQREISTNNKLTQNPGW, encoded by the coding sequence ATGAAATTTAATTTAACAAAATATTGGATCTGCATCGTTTTACTGGTCCTTTCTGTAAGCAGTTGCAAAAAGTATCTTGATGAAAAAGATTACGGCAACTTTGTAAAGAATAATTATTTCACTACCGCATCGCAGGCGCAAACGTTTGTTAACGGGATATATACCAATCTGCACTTGTTTCAAAATGGCGATGCCTATGGCGAAAGCCCATTTATCACTATTGAATTATTCGCCGGGCATGCCACGTCGCTGGGGCAAAGCGTCAACAACGGAAACGTGATACACGAGCGTACTGACGCAGTAAACCCTGGTTTCGAAGATGTGTGGCAGAACAGTTATAAGGCCATAGCCAACGCCAACCTTGCCCTTGAGCGGATACCGGGCATAAGCATGGACGACGCACAAAAGAACAAGTTGCTGGGAGAGGTCTATTTCCTGCGGGCATTCTTTTATTATCATTTGGTGCGCCTTTATGGCGATGTGCCGCTGATAACAAATTCAGTGACGGTTAACAGCCCCGACCTTTACCCTTCCCGGTCGCCTGTTGCAGATGTGTACGACCTGATCATCGGAGACTTACAAAAAGCTGAAGCATCTGGTCTGCCCGAAACAGATCAAACCGGCCGCGTATCACTGGGTGCTGTTCGCACTTTATTGGCAAGTGTATACCTTACAACGGCAGGTTTCCCTATGCAAAAAACAGAAAACTATGCGCTTGCGGCTTCGGAGGCGGAAAAAGTATTAAACGATTATACCTTGTTTGATAACTATGCCTATCTGCACGACAATGCGCATAAAAACCAGGGCGAGTTGATATTCCAGGGACAGTACCTGGTTGGTGTAGCTACGAATGCTATACCGCAGTTGACCCTCCCATTTAACCTTCCGGTTGGCGCTTACGGCGACCATTTGGGCGCAATGATCCCGACGGATGAATTTGTGGCCAGCTATGAAGCAGGCGACTTGCGGGCCGAGGAACGTCAATTCTATTTTTCAAGCTACCCGCAGTATGGTGATGACAGTAAAACGGTAGTTTTTGGCGTGCACGCATTGTATAAGTATTTCCATGCAGAAAGCGCCTTGGGTAACGGGCAAAGCGACGAGAACTGGACCTTTCTTCGGTTACCGGAAGCCATGCTGATCTACGCCGAGGCAACGAATGAAGTCAGCGGGCCAACGCAAGTAGCTTACGACCAGGTTAACAAAATCAGGGCGAGGGCGAAACTTGCACCATTAAGCGGCTTAACCAAGGATCAGTTCCGCGAGGCCATCTGGAGGGAGCGCTACCACGAGCTTGCCTATGAGGACAAGGCATATTTTGATATACAGCGCACACATAAAGTGTACGACGTGATACATGACACCTTTGGCGATGCTTTATCAACTCCAAATGAGCAGGGTGTTACCATGAAGGAACAATATT